A stretch of Xanthocytophaga agilis DNA encodes these proteins:
- a CDS encoding DUF4136 domain-containing protein codes for MKNLVIVPMLGLLIWLGGCAGSQVVTDQSRDVDLSKYRTFQFADVDNTNKGSENPLFENEIIEQNLHASIARELTDRGMQQTTSNPDVKVAYHTYTEKKRSTGNNYYPMMYGGWGWRYYPWGISPFPYAGRQSYSYTEGTLIIDIIDASTNQLAWRGSIAGTVDNPRTLNRQVEKAVIAIFKKYPVSQESDQEKALSRRK; via the coding sequence ATGAAAAACTTAGTAATTGTTCCTATGCTTGGTCTACTGATCTGGCTGGGAGGTTGTGCAGGGTCTCAGGTTGTTACAGATCAAAGCAGAGACGTTGATCTAAGTAAATATCGTACATTTCAGTTTGCCGATGTTGATAATACTAACAAAGGAAGTGAGAATCCATTGTTTGAGAATGAGATTATTGAACAAAATCTCCATGCCTCTATCGCCAGGGAACTTACAGATCGCGGGATGCAACAAACTACATCCAATCCGGATGTAAAAGTTGCGTATCATACCTATACTGAAAAAAAACGGAGTACTGGAAATAATTACTATCCAATGATGTATGGTGGCTGGGGCTGGCGTTATTATCCCTGGGGAATATCTCCCTTTCCGTATGCTGGCAGGCAAAGTTATTCTTATACAGAAGGAACCCTTATTATTGATATCATAGATGCAAGCACCAATCAACTGGCCTGGAGAGGGTCAATTGCAGGCACTGTAGATAATCCCCGCACATTGAACCGACAAGTTGAAAAAGCAGTAATAGCTATTTTCAAAAAATATCCTGTGTCTCAAGAGTCAGACCAGGAAAAGGCGTTGAGTCGAAGAAAATAA
- a CDS encoding PQQ-binding-like beta-propeller repeat protein, giving the protein MKSALLSLHCCLFIWILVSGCKTDDPKPDVNRTVFIGSDDGYEYAFDALTGKLHWKTQIGNYVESSATIANGWVYVGSSDGNLYALDTTTGSTKWKAPTHGFIFSTPTIVNNNVYLGSRSDTMYAMDAMSGTINWKKNIGKDIESSPVAINGLVYIGGKDGVLYALDQTMGDLKWKVSNINASFSSPAVVEGTVYIGSGKDTLYAFNASTGALQWKMATGSFIYSSPTVANRIVYVGCYDKTLYAVDAATGTLKWKFTANSSIYSSPLVAEGIVYIASHAGSTLYALDAVTGTEKWSTTVTSYLFSSPVVANGIVYIGDLSGQVYAIDGITGQKKWVSSTNGAIYSSPVVVTKQHKVFHPGISGDIQ; this is encoded by the coding sequence ATGAAATCAGCTCTACTCTCTCTGCACTGTTGTTTATTTATATGGATACTTGTATCTGGTTGTAAAACGGATGATCCGAAACCTGATGTAAACCGGACTGTATTTATTGGTAGTGATGATGGATATGAATATGCGTTTGATGCCCTTACAGGCAAATTACACTGGAAGACTCAGATAGGTAACTATGTAGAATCCAGTGCTACGATAGCAAACGGATGGGTATATGTAGGAAGCTCCGATGGCAATCTCTATGCCCTGGATACCACTACAGGTAGCACCAAATGGAAGGCTCCTACTCATGGATTTATATTCTCCACCCCGACAATAGTTAACAACAACGTATATCTGGGTAGTCGCAGTGACACGATGTATGCAATGGATGCCATGAGTGGCACCATCAACTGGAAAAAGAATATAGGTAAGGATATTGAAAGCAGTCCGGTAGCCATCAATGGATTGGTTTACATTGGAGGAAAAGATGGAGTTTTGTATGCACTGGATCAAACAATGGGAGATCTGAAATGGAAAGTTTCCAATATAAACGCTTCATTTTCCAGTCCGGCAGTAGTTGAGGGAACAGTATACATTGGATCTGGCAAGGATACACTTTACGCATTTAATGCCAGTACAGGTGCCTTACAATGGAAAATGGCAACAGGTTCCTTTATCTATTCGAGTCCTACAGTAGCCAATAGAATAGTCTATGTAGGATGTTATGACAAAACCCTGTATGCTGTTGATGCAGCCACAGGGACACTGAAATGGAAGTTTACGGCTAATAGCTCTATCTATTCTAGTCCACTTGTAGCAGAGGGAATTGTGTATATTGCCTCTCATGCCGGTAGTACACTATACGCCCTGGATGCAGTAACTGGCACAGAGAAATGGTCTACTACGGTTACCAGCTATTTATTCTCCAGTCCGGTGGTTGCCAATGGCATAGTGTATATAGGCGACCTTTCAGGTCAGGTATATGCCATTGATGGAATAACCGGACAGAAGAAATGGGTTTCCAGTACCAACGGTGCCATTTATTCCAGTCCGGTAGTAGTAACGAAGCAACACAAAGTCTTTCACCCAGGTATTAGTGGGGATATACAGTAA
- a CDS encoding class I SAM-dependent methyltransferase, with amino-acid sequence MSDQKLPLQDTPSHTDSWGDPLGDALKEYLSNPSSSDTILVHIDIAEEEYLPVAHFFRNEQTISELEKQALTACRGHVLDIGAGAGSLSLILQSRGLTTTAIDVSEGAVWVMNQRGVQNAHCVNILDFGDEKYDTLLMMMNGLGVVGTLDGLANFLEQAKDMLKPDGQILLDSADILYMYEDEEGGYWIDLNGAYYGEVTYQMEYKQVKGEPFAWLFVSFDVLSEYAETAGFTCELLFTDENDQYLARLTQLHS; translated from the coding sequence ATGAGTGATCAGAAATTACCCTTGCAGGATACTCCTTCACACACAGATTCATGGGGTGATCCACTAGGAGATGCATTAAAAGAGTATCTTTCAAACCCTTCTTCTTCCGATACAATTCTTGTACATATTGATATTGCAGAAGAAGAATATCTGCCTGTGGCACACTTTTTCCGAAACGAACAAACTATCTCTGAGCTTGAGAAGCAGGCCCTTACTGCCTGTCGGGGCCATGTCCTGGACATTGGAGCCGGAGCTGGTAGCCTTTCGCTGATACTGCAATCTAGAGGCCTGACTACTACCGCTATTGATGTTTCAGAAGGGGCTGTCTGGGTTATGAATCAACGTGGCGTTCAGAATGCCCATTGCGTGAATATACTGGACTTCGGAGACGAAAAATATGATACCCTCCTGATGATGATGAATGGACTGGGAGTAGTAGGGACGCTGGATGGATTGGCTAATTTTTTGGAGCAGGCCAAAGATATGCTGAAACCGGATGGCCAGATACTGCTGGATTCAGCTGACATCCTATATATGTATGAGGATGAAGAGGGAGGATACTGGATTGATCTGAATGGTGCATATTATGGTGAAGTTACCTACCAAATGGAATATAAACAAGTAAAAGGAGAGCCTTTTGCCTGGTTGTTTGTAAGCTTTGATGTACTTTCTGAGTATGCAGAAACAGCAGGGTTTACCTGTGAATTGTTATTTACAGACGAAAATGACCAGTACCTAGCACGATTAACACAACTGCATTCATAG
- a CDS encoding phosphatidylserine decarboxylase family protein, translating to MTIHKEGRILLLVSLLFLIILNGILFNFFAAPWTWIVLVISVVFYLLILQFFRNPYRLLTKADLQVIAPADGKVVVIEEVIETEYFNTPRRQVSIFMSPINVHINRTPIEGMVQYFKYHAGKYLVAWHPKASTENERTTLVIKSNSGTEILLRQIAGALAKRIRWYIAEGQLVSQGQEFGFIKFGSRVDLFLPLDAKILVNLGDKTKGGVTVIAELTK from the coding sequence ATGACTATCCATAAAGAAGGACGTATTTTATTGCTGGTCTCTTTGCTATTCCTGATTATTCTGAATGGCATTCTCTTCAATTTCTTTGCTGCGCCCTGGACCTGGATCGTACTAGTGATCTCCGTTGTTTTTTATCTGTTGATTCTACAATTCTTTCGTAATCCGTACCGTTTACTGACAAAGGCTGATCTTCAGGTGATTGCACCAGCGGATGGGAAGGTTGTGGTGATTGAAGAAGTTATCGAAACAGAATATTTCAATACTCCCCGCCGTCAGGTTTCTATTTTTATGTCACCGATCAACGTGCATATTAACAGAACACCTATTGAAGGGATGGTTCAATATTTTAAATACCATGCAGGTAAATACCTGGTAGCGTGGCATCCTAAAGCCAGTACAGAAAACGAACGTACTACGCTGGTTATCAAATCAAACAGTGGCACTGAGATACTTCTTCGCCAGATTGCAGGTGCATTGGCTAAACGCATTCGCTGGTATATAGCTGAGGGACAACTGGTTTCGCAAGGACAGGAATTTGGTTTTATTAAATTCGGTTCACGAGTAGACTTATTTTTACCGCTGGATGCAAAGATTCTGGTAAATCTTGGAGATAAGACCAAGGGTGGTGTGACTGTGATTGCAGAGTTGACTAAATAA
- a CDS encoding GAF domain-containing protein gives MAETLVIPTTTDRKEIYDTLIPQIASLIDGETDLIANLANIAGALKQAFDFFWVGFYLTKNNQLVLGPFQGPIACTRIDFDKGVCGYCYRIQETVLVPDVEQFPGHIACSSDSKSEIVVPIFKDGQVFGVLDVDSNQLNDFSETDKEGLEQIMRLLEKTV, from the coding sequence ATGGCAGAAACACTCGTTATTCCTACTACCACTGATCGTAAAGAGATATATGATACCCTGATCCCTCAGATTGCTTCACTGATTGACGGGGAAACAGATCTGATTGCTAACCTGGCAAATATAGCAGGAGCTTTAAAACAGGCATTTGACTTTTTCTGGGTAGGCTTTTACCTGACAAAAAACAACCAACTGGTACTGGGACCGTTTCAGGGACCTATCGCCTGTACCCGGATAGATTTTGATAAGGGAGTTTGTGGCTATTGCTACCGTATACAAGAAACTGTGCTAGTACCAGATGTAGAACAGTTTCCGGGACATATAGCCTGTTCATCTGATTCAAAATCAGAGATTGTAGTGCCTATCTTTAAAGACGGACAGGTGTTTGGTGTACTGGATGTTGATAGCAACCAGTTAAACGACTTTAGCGAAACAGATAAAGAAGGACTAGAACAAATTATGCGACTACTGGAAAAAACAGTGTAG